In Nitrosopumilaceae archaeon, the following proteins share a genomic window:
- a CDS encoding sodium:solute symporter: protein MIGLDSLIPFVCLFVVFIALGFYGKYWRRGDLNNVHEWSLAGRKLGTTLVFFLIGADLYTAYTFVAIPSGVFAKGSLYFFAIPYVMLTFAVALVTMPRLWSLSREKGYITASDFVKDRFSSLALAVMIAITGIVAELPYIALQIVGMQSVLTVMLAGTSNSQVVEEIALLLSFAILAAFTFTSGLRGATLTAIFKDVLIWITVIAVIVVVPISIGGFGNVFKEIKPNYVTLSDSLVPAYATLVLGSALALYLYPHAINGVLSAESAKKLRTSTGLLPLYGIGLAIMALMGVLVYAVPSAMNFLSGFPESSRGILVVPSLILYSMPGWFSGIALLGIFVGGLVPAAIMAMAQANLLTRNIIKEIKPNLTPKSEIRITKISSTIFKFVALGFVFTVPATYAISLQLLGGILIAQILPAVFFGMYVKSLRKEPLIAGLVTGIFLGIFMVESVNNFGPLSSSLFNTMFGSLYIAVIALAVNLVISFVGSAILNKKHRPTNT, encoded by the coding sequence GTGATAGGACTAGATAGTCTAATTCCATTTGTATGCCTCTTTGTTGTATTTATCGCACTTGGCTTTTATGGGAAATATTGGAGAAGAGGAGATCTCAATAATGTGCACGAGTGGTCATTAGCTGGAAGGAAGCTTGGTACTACACTTGTCTTCTTTTTGATTGGTGCTGATCTATACACTGCATACACATTTGTTGCAATTCCTTCAGGGGTTTTTGCTAAAGGATCACTTTACTTTTTTGCAATTCCATATGTCATGTTGACTTTTGCCGTAGCACTTGTAACAATGCCAAGACTCTGGTCTCTTTCACGAGAAAAAGGATACATCACTGCGTCTGATTTTGTCAAGGATAGATTCAGCAGTTTGGCACTAGCTGTTATGATAGCAATAACTGGTATTGTTGCAGAATTACCATACATTGCATTACAGATAGTTGGAATGCAGTCTGTCCTCACTGTCATGCTTGCAGGTACTAGTAACTCTCAGGTAGTAGAAGAGATTGCATTATTGTTATCTTTTGCAATTTTGGCAGCATTTACTTTTACTAGTGGTCTGCGAGGAGCAACATTAACTGCAATATTCAAGGACGTATTGATTTGGATTACTGTGATTGCAGTCATTGTAGTTGTACCAATCAGTATAGGCGGATTTGGTAATGTTTTCAAAGAAATCAAACCAAACTATGTCACTCTTTCTGATTCTCTTGTACCAGCTTATGCAACACTAGTACTTGGAAGTGCGTTAGCATTGTATCTTTATCCACATGCGATAAATGGTGTTTTGAGTGCGGAAAGTGCAAAAAAACTTAGAACCAGCACAGGATTACTCCCTCTATATGGAATTGGCCTTGCAATAATGGCCTTGATGGGAGTATTGGTTTATGCCGTACCTTCTGCAATGAATTTCTTATCTGGTTTTCCTGAGAGTTCACGTGGCATACTTGTTGTGCCTTCTCTGATTTTGTATTCTATGCCAGGTTGGTTTTCAGGAATAGCGTTACTTGGCATATTTGTCGGTGGCCTAGTGCCAGCTGCAATTATGGCAATGGCGCAAGCAAACTTGCTTACAAGAAACATCATCAAAGAGATAAAACCAAACCTGACACCAAAATCTGAAATTCGAATTACAAAAATTTCATCAACTATTTTCAAGTTTGTAGCCCTGGGATTTGTGTTTACAGTGCCAGCTACTTATGCAATATCACTTCAGCTTTTAGGTGGAATTCTGATTGCACAAATTTTGCCTGCGGTTTTTTTTGGAATGTATGTGAAATCATTAAGAAAAGAACCATTAATTGCAGGTTTGGTAACAGGTATATTTTTAGGAATTTTCATGGTAGAATCTGTAAATAATTTTGGGCCGTTATCTAGTTCACTTTTTAATACTATGTTTGGATCCCTTTACATAGCAGTGATAGCTTTGGCAGTGAATCTAGTTATTTCATTTGTTGGCAGTGCTATCTTAAACAAAAAACATCGACCTACAAATACGTGA
- a CDS encoding CARDB domain-containing protein, which produces MQKEIILLIVLIAVFTSVSTMPALASNAQVYITNGNSTNSCPSISPCFLPYQVTVSAGGTITWTNLDNKTHTATTGTSNYGPMGTFDSGIIEPGKSFTQFFGTVGKYPYYDKINPLVTGIIVVQSGKANHAELAWVNGSLNISDQFGNTTSPVSGKSIIITKDVYNSGGTDARSIMFRLKITNSTNLLVYDTFINANIDAKQTVPISFNWMPTKPGNYQLFFDADPSNTIGDTNENNDIAYNSLMIFNTTSSQIDKTPTQISDNTPESNHNATIVPEFGQLAPIVLAASIMSIIILSSKRIINR; this is translated from the coding sequence TTGCAAAAAGAAATCATTTTACTTATCGTTTTGATTGCTGTTTTTACATCTGTCTCAACCATGCCTGCACTAGCTAGCAATGCCCAAGTTTACATAACAAATGGTAATTCCACAAATAGTTGTCCATCTATCTCTCCATGTTTTCTTCCTTACCAAGTAACAGTTTCTGCAGGAGGTACCATTACTTGGACAAATCTTGACAACAAAACCCATACTGCTACAACAGGAACGTCAAATTATGGACCGATGGGAACCTTTGACAGCGGTATAATTGAACCAGGTAAATCATTTACACAATTTTTTGGTACAGTAGGAAAATATCCTTATTATGATAAAATCAATCCTTTGGTTACTGGGATTATTGTAGTACAATCTGGTAAAGCTAATCATGCCGAGCTTGCATGGGTTAATGGCTCGTTAAACATTTCTGATCAATTTGGAAATACCACATCCCCAGTTTCAGGTAAATCTATTATAATAACAAAAGATGTTTACAATAGTGGCGGTACTGATGCCAGATCAATTATGTTTAGACTGAAAATAACAAACAGTACTAATCTTCTTGTATATGATACTTTTATCAATGCAAATATTGATGCAAAACAAACTGTACCAATAAGTTTCAACTGGATGCCAACAAAACCTGGAAACTATCAACTGTTTTTTGATGCAGACCCTTCAAATACAATAGGTGATACCAACGAAAATAATGACATTGCCTATAATAGTTTGATGATTTTTAATACAACTAGTTCTCAAATTGATAAGACACCTACTCAAATTAGTGATAATACTCCTGAATCCAACCACAACGCCACAATTGTACCAGAATTTGGTCAATTAGCACCAATTGTTCTTGCAGCATCAATAATGTCAATAATTATTCTTTCCTCAAAAAGAATAATCAACAGATAA
- a CDS encoding MG2 domain-containing protein — protein sequence MKCINFKSYKQSKFLASIIVLCLAGLLVNSSSSFVFAQKDQVGINADASAKINLGKTEISSNSTTQANASAENSGENTTGGSNENYQSQGNSQSQTNTQAEYHENYKSSYEKMSADSENSFTVETDKHLYKPGDDVKIEGSVWSGLITELGGANLISIQVLDNNGTIVNDGKAQVGGDGQYRADFTLPDNAKTGAYTINAKIDVSADLVGGLTLKTQANLQSSAKFVVVSPNAFAIKAEGKDFDVKLTSNSNVSNLQFDEQAKKISFTVSGETGTKGTTDITIPKSLLSGNISVMIDGQVMSQADVIETANTQDETTLEINYHHSTHTIEIVGTNAVPEFPTAILVMAAAIGLFVIFASRQHITKYLYKF from the coding sequence ATGAAGTGTATTAATTTTAAATCGTATAAACAATCAAAATTTCTTGCAAGCATAATTGTGCTCTGTCTTGCGGGATTACTAGTTAATTCTTCATCCTCTTTTGTGTTTGCACAAAAAGATCAAGTTGGTATAAATGCTGATGCTTCTGCGAAAATTAATTTAGGAAAGACAGAGATATCATCAAACTCTACAACTCAAGCTAATGCTTCTGCAGAAAATTCAGGTGAAAATACAACAGGTGGATCTAATGAAAATTATCAATCACAAGGAAATTCTCAATCACAAACAAATACGCAAGCAGAATATCATGAAAACTACAAATCATCTTATGAAAAAATGTCTGCAGATTCAGAAAACTCATTTACCGTTGAAACAGATAAGCATCTTTACAAACCGGGTGACGATGTAAAAATTGAAGGATCAGTTTGGTCTGGTTTGATTACGGAACTTGGCGGTGCAAACCTAATTTCGATACAGGTATTAGATAATAACGGCACTATAGTTAATGACGGAAAAGCTCAAGTCGGTGGAGATGGACAATACAGAGCAGACTTTACTTTGCCTGACAATGCAAAAACTGGCGCATATACAATAAATGCAAAAATTGATGTAAGTGCAGACTTGGTAGGTGGCTTGACACTAAAAACCCAGGCAAACCTACAATCCTCTGCAAAGTTTGTAGTTGTCAGTCCTAATGCATTTGCAATAAAAGCAGAAGGAAAAGATTTTGATGTAAAGTTAACAAGTAATTCTAATGTAAGCAATCTGCAATTTGATGAGCAAGCAAAAAAGATCTCTTTTACAGTCTCTGGTGAAACTGGTACAAAAGGAACAACAGACATCACCATTCCAAAATCATTACTAAGTGGTAACATTAGTGTGATGATAGACGGTCAGGTTATGTCACAAGCTGATGTCATTGAAACAGCTAATACACAAGATGAAACTACGCTTGAAATCAACTATCATCATAGCACACACACAATTGAGATAGTAGGAACAAACGCGGTCCCTGAATTTCCAACTGCAATATTGGTTATGGCTGCAGCAATTGGCTTGTTTGTGATATTTGCTTCAAGACAACACATTACAAAGTATCTGTACAAATTTTAA